From a region of the Citricoccus muralis genome:
- a CDS encoding ABC transporter permease has protein sequence MLKLALSQLRDQPRRYISVLLAITIGVTFLASALLVGSSSTASLRNSIGATYSKADLVVGPSSGSGDTFGAMTSMAEVAGTSSEPGPLQDVEDVKDAYAHVVTTVGVQRPADAQGEGTWSPDSDFALASTVPEDTSLVAEPLTAGEYPAAGSTTEIALDERTAENFGLDVGSSTFLMSGMSADAAGRKVTVSGLTEVSQDPNAIGAIQLKVDDALAEALKLDAAQAMTTSAGAAAGEEAVDLDEVLGQDYAEYVLISLEEGADLAAVQTALQEFAETEGMEVTVATPDVQAQEQVAQMTGSNVFVWVLGAFAVIALLVTALVISNTFSVLVAQRSRDLALQRALGASRRQVRGSVLVEAGVIGILGAIIGSALASGIVAALVLWGSTNEGFGFLTFEANLRDLIACVAVGMVMTIIASMSAALAATRVSPLEAMRPREDAAVGNRAGVLRLVFGTLFLAAGVAGLVWGAAEADLAIAVAGGALSFVGVLMLAVLFVPAVVSVAGLAARPAGVPGRMARLNATRNPGRTASTAAALLIGTTLVAMMLTGGRTAQQQMDTIFAAEFPVDLQVELMPGNGTESALDAASQSGDGSAAGPGEGSAAAGVAGLSAAEAQTARDDVAQVEGIDSAALLLPAGVTEPAAGDASASGGGSDSGTPVYAADPAELRSVVSGLPQGAGADRLGEPGTILMPNTVETDTVTVTGTSGSLELEVIQSASSAVRPVITLEDARSIGLADNAGSSAGQGAGDGAGAGNAAAAAVAVTAPQLWLNASDTVSMDGLQELNTGIAQAAGVSQDKISGDLSIRLMFSVVIDGMLMVVTALLAVSVLIALIGVANTLSLSAIERSRENSLMRALGLTRRGLRGMLALEAVLISGVAALIGCALGTVYGGLGAHTVFGPMAAGIGQSIVWPVVPWWELAVIVGVSVLAGLLASVAPSQRAAKLAPVQGLALA, from the coding sequence ATGCTGAAGCTCGCCCTGTCCCAACTGAGGGACCAGCCGCGCCGCTACATCTCGGTGCTGCTGGCCATTACCATCGGCGTGACGTTCCTGGCCTCCGCCCTGCTCGTGGGCTCCTCCTCCACGGCCAGCCTGCGCAACTCCATCGGTGCCACCTACTCCAAGGCCGACCTGGTGGTCGGCCCGTCCTCCGGTTCCGGTGACACCTTCGGCGCCATGACCTCGATGGCCGAGGTGGCCGGCACCTCCTCCGAGCCCGGCCCCCTGCAGGACGTGGAGGACGTGAAGGACGCCTACGCCCATGTGGTCACCACGGTGGGCGTCCAGCGCCCCGCCGACGCCCAGGGCGAGGGCACCTGGAGCCCCGACTCCGACTTCGCCCTGGCCTCCACCGTCCCCGAGGACACCTCCCTGGTGGCCGAGCCGCTCACGGCCGGCGAGTACCCGGCCGCCGGCTCCACCACCGAGATCGCCCTGGATGAGCGCACCGCCGAGAACTTCGGGCTCGACGTCGGCTCCTCCACCTTCCTGATGTCCGGCATGTCCGCTGACGCGGCCGGCCGCAAGGTCACTGTGTCCGGGCTGACCGAGGTCTCGCAGGACCCCAATGCGATCGGCGCGATCCAGCTGAAGGTGGACGACGCGCTGGCCGAGGCCCTGAAGCTCGACGCCGCCCAGGCGATGACCACCAGTGCCGGTGCCGCTGCCGGCGAGGAGGCGGTCGACCTGGATGAGGTCCTCGGTCAGGACTACGCCGAGTACGTCCTGATCAGCCTCGAGGAGGGGGCCGACCTGGCCGCAGTCCAGACTGCCCTGCAGGAGTTCGCCGAGACCGAGGGGATGGAGGTCACGGTCGCCACCCCGGATGTGCAGGCCCAGGAGCAGGTCGCTCAGATGACCGGTTCCAACGTCTTCGTGTGGGTGCTCGGTGCCTTCGCCGTGATCGCCCTGCTCGTCACCGCGCTGGTCATCTCCAACACCTTCTCCGTGCTGGTGGCCCAGCGGTCCCGCGACCTGGCCCTGCAGCGGGCCCTGGGCGCCTCCCGCCGGCAGGTGCGCGGATCCGTGCTGGTCGAGGCCGGCGTCATCGGCATCCTCGGTGCGATCATCGGTTCGGCCCTGGCCAGCGGCATCGTGGCGGCCCTCGTCCTCTGGGGATCCACGAACGAGGGCTTCGGCTTCTTGACCTTCGAGGCCAACCTCCGCGACCTGATCGCCTGTGTGGCCGTGGGCATGGTCATGACGATCATCGCCTCGATGTCCGCCGCCCTGGCGGCCACGCGCGTCTCCCCGCTGGAGGCCATGCGCCCCCGCGAGGACGCCGCCGTCGGCAACCGGGCCGGTGTGCTGCGCCTGGTCTTCGGCACTCTGTTCCTCGCGGCCGGCGTGGCCGGGCTGGTCTGGGGCGCAGCAGAGGCCGACCTCGCGATCGCCGTGGCTGGCGGCGCACTGTCCTTCGTGGGCGTGCTCATGCTCGCCGTGCTGTTCGTGCCCGCGGTCGTCTCCGTGGCCGGACTGGCGGCCCGCCCTGCCGGAGTGCCCGGCCGGATGGCCCGCCTCAACGCCACCCGCAATCCGGGCCGGACCGCCTCCACGGCCGCGGCCCTGCTGATCGGCACCACCCTGGTGGCCATGATGCTCACGGGCGGGCGCACCGCCCAGCAGCAGATGGACACCATCTTCGCCGCGGAGTTCCCCGTGGACCTGCAGGTGGAGCTCATGCCCGGCAACGGCACCGAATCCGCCCTGGACGCCGCCTCACAGTCCGGTGACGGTTCCGCTGCCGGGCCTGGCGAGGGGTCCGCCGCGGCCGGCGTCGCGGGCCTGAGTGCCGCCGAGGCCCAGACGGCCCGGGACGACGTGGCGCAGGTGGAGGGGATCGACTCCGCAGCCCTGCTGCTGCCGGCCGGTGTGACCGAGCCGGCAGCAGGCGACGCTTCGGCTTCGGGCGGCGGCTCCGACTCCGGCACGCCCGTCTACGCCGCCGATCCCGCGGAACTGCGGTCCGTCGTCTCCGGCCTGCCCCAAGGCGCGGGCGCCGACCGGCTCGGCGAACCCGGGACCATCCTGATGCCCAACACCGTCGAAACTGACACCGTGACCGTCACCGGCACCAGCGGTTCCCTCGAACTCGAGGTCATCCAGAGCGCCTCTTCCGCCGTGCGGCCCGTGATCACCCTCGAGGATGCGCGGTCGATCGGACTGGCGGACAACGCCGGCAGCAGTGCCGGGCAGGGAGCCGGGGACGGCGCAGGAGCGGGCAATGCTGCTGCTGCAGCCGTGGCCGTCACGGCACCGCAGCTCTGGCTCAACGCCTCGGACACCGTCTCCATGGACGGCCTGCAGGAGCTGAACACCGGCATCGCCCAGGCGGCCGGGGTGTCCCAGGACAAGATCTCCGGGGATCTCAGCATCCGTCTGATGTTCTCCGTGGTGATTGACGGCATGCTCATGGTGGTCACGGCCCTGCTCGCCGTGTCGGTGCTGATCGCCCTGATCGGCGTGGCCAACACCCTGTCCCTGTCCGCCATCGAGCGCTCACGGGAGAACTCGCTGATGCGGGCCCTGGGCCTGACCCGGCGCGGGCTCCGCGGCATGCTGGCCCTGGAGGCCGTGTTGATCTCGGGGGTGGCGGCACTGATCGGCTGCGCCCTGGGGACCGTCTACGGCGGCCTGGGCGCCCACACGGTCTTCGGGCCGATGGCGGCCGGAATCGGTCAGTCGATCGTCTGGCCGGTGGTCCCCTGGTGGGAGTTGGCCGTGATCGTGGGGGTGTCTGTGCTGGCCGGACTGCTCGCCTCGGTGGCACCCTCGCAACGGGCGGCCAAGTTGGCCCCGGTCCAGGGGCTCGCCCTGGCCTGA
- a CDS encoding VOC family protein → MTENTSPAARTTHTPITAGSPVWVDLGVPDLGAVQGFYQSLFGWEFEDMGPDFANYHMITRHGASVGGAMSQMESDADQPAAWTVYLKSDDIEKSLTDTAAAGGDVIVPAMPMPGLGSMGVVITPGGEGMGIWQADGFEGFVLDGTVGAPVWFEVMSFDYDADAEYYRTVWGWEPTLLGENGEEAGADAGADPSEQSGEAEEGGEGGRYANNHPGEAATAGLCDAPRDWFPEGTDSYWRPYFIVENADAAADLVRAQGGIVLDGPMDTPFGRLATVADPAGATFQISELPAG, encoded by the coding sequence ATGACCGAGAACACCAGCCCCGCCGCCAGGACCACTCACACCCCCATCACCGCCGGGTCACCCGTCTGGGTGGACCTCGGTGTCCCGGACCTCGGCGCCGTCCAGGGCTTCTATCAGTCACTGTTCGGCTGGGAGTTCGAGGACATGGGCCCTGACTTCGCCAACTATCACATGATCACCCGCCACGGTGCGTCCGTGGGCGGCGCCATGTCCCAGATGGAGTCCGACGCCGATCAGCCCGCCGCGTGGACCGTCTACCTCAAGAGCGACGACATCGAGAAGTCCCTGACGGATACCGCCGCGGCAGGCGGCGACGTGATCGTCCCCGCCATGCCGATGCCCGGGCTCGGTTCGATGGGCGTGGTGATCACCCCCGGCGGGGAGGGTATGGGTATCTGGCAGGCGGACGGCTTCGAGGGGTTCGTCCTGGACGGCACCGTCGGCGCCCCGGTCTGGTTCGAGGTCATGAGCTTCGACTATGACGCCGATGCCGAGTACTACCGGACGGTCTGGGGATGGGAGCCGACCCTCCTCGGCGAGAACGGCGAAGAGGCCGGCGCGGACGCCGGTGCCGATCCTAGCGAGCAGTCGGGCGAGGCCGAGGAGGGTGGCGAGGGCGGACGCTACGCCAACAACCACCCGGGAGAGGCCGCAACGGCCGGGCTGTGCGATGCCCCACGCGACTGGTTCCCCGAGGGCACCGACTCCTACTGGCGCCCATACTTCATCGTCGAGAACGCCGATGCCGCCGCGGACCTGGTCCGGGCGCAGGGCGGAATCGTGCTGGACGGCCCGATGGACACGCCCTTCGGACGTCTGGCCACCGTGGCCGATCCCGCCGGGGCCACATTCCAGATCTCGGAGCTACCCGCCGGGTAG
- a CDS encoding GRP family sugar transporter produces the protein MMGPMLALASAVVYGLVDYAGGILSRRLHYAFVAWVGQVGGLLFALLAAMAVPSEHVGLIDLGFGALSGVGSAVTMLYLNRALARGDMSVVLPISAVTGVALSVLCGVWFLAEQPTPAAWVGIAMMLPALWLVSSGRRGLHGSSAIRDGLIASVGVAVQYIGLGLATDGSGLWAVVAGRAAAVLVLAPVFATARNAWPVSRTDIAKALAIGAGAALGLALYLLATRQQLLAIAVALASLYPVIPVLLGVFVLHEHVTHRRVIGLVAAGIAVVLLSLG, from the coding sequence ATGATGGGCCCGATGTTGGCGCTCGCCTCCGCCGTGGTCTACGGCCTGGTCGATTACGCCGGCGGGATCCTGTCCCGCCGGCTCCACTACGCCTTCGTCGCCTGGGTGGGCCAGGTGGGCGGACTGCTCTTCGCGCTGCTGGCCGCGATGGCAGTCCCCTCCGAACATGTCGGTCTCATCGATCTGGGGTTCGGTGCACTCTCCGGGGTCGGCAGCGCCGTCACCATGCTGTACCTGAACCGCGCACTGGCCCGCGGGGACATGAGCGTGGTCCTGCCCATCAGCGCCGTCACCGGCGTGGCCCTGTCCGTGCTGTGCGGGGTCTGGTTCCTCGCGGAGCAGCCCACGCCGGCGGCTTGGGTAGGCATCGCGATGATGTTGCCGGCCTTGTGGCTCGTCTCCAGTGGCAGGAGGGGACTCCACGGCTCGTCGGCGATCCGGGACGGCCTCATCGCCAGCGTTGGCGTGGCGGTCCAATATATCGGGCTGGGCCTGGCCACGGACGGCAGCGGGCTCTGGGCTGTGGTCGCCGGCCGTGCGGCCGCAGTCCTGGTCCTCGCCCCGGTGTTCGCCACCGCCCGGAACGCCTGGCCAGTCAGCCGGACAGACATTGCCAAGGCCCTGGCCATCGGTGCTGGTGCCGCACTCGGACTCGCCTTGTATTTGCTGGCCACGCGGCAGCAACTGCTGGCCATCGCCGTCGCCCTGGCATCGCTCTACCCGGTGATCCCGGTCCTGCTCGGGGTCTTCGTCTTGCATGAACATGTCACCCACCGGCGGGTCATCGGTCTGGTGGCCGCCGGCATCGCGGTGGTCCTGCTCAGCCTCGGGTAA
- a CDS encoding helix-turn-helix transcriptional regulator — protein MKDQRGEHEAAAQRAARFIADHATESITVADMADAAGYSQFHFTRMFAQRLRVTPNRFLAGVRFHRAKELLLTEDHSVVDICHEVGFSSPGTFTRRFRDAVGVAPSELRRLADTLTTTTLAPFAVLPPGVTEADLTAGVPNPATGQLGTVHGTVRLPPHLRGGPGLEALVWIGFYPAPSPAGLPVTGVLRLGEGSFRLPLVASAPWLLATAVPATAEPMEHLANPRPAVGVHPQPLTASATVALSLDFAAPWQFPMLSALPSMMPRYRPPV, from the coding sequence GTGAAAGACCAGCGTGGAGAGCACGAGGCCGCGGCGCAGCGGGCCGCCCGGTTCATTGCGGACCACGCCACCGAATCCATCACGGTCGCGGACATGGCCGATGCCGCCGGCTACAGCCAGTTCCACTTCACCCGGATGTTCGCCCAGCGGTTGCGTGTCACCCCCAACCGCTTCCTCGCCGGAGTCCGGTTCCACCGGGCCAAGGAACTGCTCCTGACGGAGGACCACTCCGTGGTGGACATCTGCCACGAGGTGGGATTCTCCTCCCCTGGTACGTTCACCCGCCGCTTCCGTGATGCCGTCGGCGTGGCCCCCTCCGAGCTGCGCCGCCTCGCGGACACCCTCACCACCACCACGTTGGCCCCTTTCGCCGTGCTCCCGCCCGGCGTCACGGAGGCCGACCTGACCGCAGGGGTCCCGAATCCCGCCACCGGTCAGCTCGGGACTGTCCACGGCACCGTCCGCCTGCCGCCTCACCTGCGCGGCGGTCCCGGACTGGAGGCCTTGGTCTGGATCGGCTTCTACCCGGCTCCGTCCCCTGCCGGCCTGCCGGTGACCGGCGTCCTCCGCCTCGGCGAGGGCTCCTTCCGGTTGCCCCTGGTCGCCTCCGCACCGTGGCTGCTGGCCACGGCCGTGCCGGCCACCGCGGAACCGATGGAGCACCTGGCCAACCCGCGCCCCGCCGTCGGCGTCCATCCCCAACCGCTCACGGCCTCGGCCACCGTGGCGCTGAGCCTGGACTTCGCGGCCCCGTGGCAGTTCCCGATGCTCAGCGCGCTGCCGTCGATGATGCCCCGGTACCGCCCACCGGTCTGA
- a CDS encoding ABC transporter ATP-binding protein codes for MDTSTDVIASTTPTSSGTPSTAISARGLVKTYGKGEAVVHALAGVDVDFAEGRFTAIMGPSGSGKSTLMHCLAGLDTADSGSIVLGGQEITGLNDTELTRLRRDRIGFVFQAFNLVPTLTAEQNIVLPLDLAGKPVDQAWMADVVGILGLTDRLKHKPHQLSGGQQQRVAVARALLTRPDVVFGDEPTGNLDSATGAEVLSLLRRSSREMGQTIIMVTHDPAAAAYADRVVLLADGQLAGEITDPTPDNVLASLAKLGVA; via the coding sequence ATGGATACCAGTACGGACGTCATCGCCTCCACCACCCCTACTTCCTCCGGCACGCCCTCGACCGCCATCTCGGCCCGCGGCCTCGTCAAGACCTACGGCAAGGGTGAGGCTGTGGTCCACGCCCTCGCCGGCGTGGACGTGGACTTCGCCGAAGGCCGCTTCACCGCCATCATGGGCCCCTCCGGCTCCGGCAAGTCCACCCTCATGCACTGCCTCGCCGGCCTGGACACCGCGGACTCCGGCTCCATTGTGCTCGGAGGCCAGGAGATCACCGGCCTGAACGACACCGAGCTGACCCGGTTGCGCCGTGACCGGATCGGTTTCGTCTTCCAGGCTTTCAACCTGGTCCCCACCCTGACGGCCGAGCAGAACATCGTGCTGCCCCTGGACCTCGCCGGCAAGCCGGTGGACCAGGCTTGGATGGCCGACGTCGTGGGGATCCTCGGCCTGACGGACCGCCTCAAGCACAAGCCCCACCAGCTCTCCGGCGGCCAGCAGCAGCGCGTGGCCGTGGCCCGGGCCCTGCTGACCCGCCCGGACGTGGTGTTCGGCGACGAGCCGACCGGCAACCTCGACTCCGCCACCGGCGCCGAGGTGCTCTCCCTGCTGCGCCGCTCCTCCCGCGAGATGGGCCAGACCATCATCATGGTCACCCACGATCCGGCCGCCGCCGCCTACGCCGACCGCGTGGTCCTGCTGGCGGACGGCCAGCTCGCCGGCGAGATCACGGACCCCACCCCGGACAACGTGCTGGCCTCACTCGCGAAGCTGGGGGTGGCCTGA
- a CDS encoding VOC family protein, whose product MNQTSTGIGTNIYVNLPIQDVAAARTFWTSVGVRISEDYSDENALSLSFSPHVTVMLLTRDFYASFLDGKPVADTQAANGAIIALDAAAQENVDPFVDAALAAGATEVPPSDPNPAQEMVDAGLMYGRTFTDPDGHQWEILWMSSEMPAG is encoded by the coding sequence ATGAACCAGACCAGCACGGGCATCGGCACGAACATCTACGTCAACCTGCCCATCCAGGACGTTGCGGCCGCGAGGACGTTCTGGACCTCGGTGGGAGTGCGCATCTCAGAGGACTACTCCGATGAGAACGCGCTCTCGCTCTCCTTCAGCCCGCATGTGACCGTGATGCTGCTGACCCGGGACTTCTACGCCAGCTTCCTCGACGGCAAGCCGGTGGCGGACACCCAGGCCGCCAACGGCGCGATCATCGCCCTGGACGCAGCGGCCCAAGAGAACGTGGACCCCTTCGTGGACGCCGCCCTGGCCGCCGGGGCCACCGAGGTCCCGCCCAGTGACCCGAACCCCGCGCAGGAGATGGTGGATGCCGGCCTGATGTACGGGCGGACCTTCACGGACCCGGACGGCCACCAGTGGGAGATCCTCTGGATGTCCTCGGAGATGCCCGCCGGCTGA
- a CDS encoding DinB family protein, giving the protein MPSEPAATPTDATPIDARPPSGSAEDGSVKAVLHHYLRTARRDLRWKLEGLTERQLRTPMTPTGSNLLGIFKHVSSVEVEYFTGCFGRPSGIEMPWFEDDSEPNADMYATAEESVEWVFALADRCAAASDAAIDGLDLAAVGTVPWWRNGTVTLGRLLVHMVAEYQRHLGHVDILRELLDGAAGLAPGNSNLPGEEDGAPEDWWDGYTERLRQIAADAPDTLPNTPTT; this is encoded by the coding sequence ATGCCCAGCGAACCTGCCGCCACCCCGACCGACGCCACCCCGATCGACGCCCGCCCGCCCAGCGGCTCCGCGGAGGACGGCAGCGTGAAGGCCGTCCTCCACCACTACCTGAGGACCGCCCGGCGTGACCTGCGCTGGAAGCTGGAAGGGCTCACGGAGCGGCAGCTCCGCACCCCCATGACCCCTACCGGTTCGAACCTGCTGGGGATCTTCAAGCACGTCTCCTCGGTGGAGGTCGAGTACTTCACCGGCTGCTTCGGCCGGCCCTCGGGGATCGAGATGCCGTGGTTCGAGGACGATTCCGAGCCCAATGCGGACATGTATGCCACCGCCGAGGAATCGGTGGAGTGGGTCTTCGCGCTCGCGGACCGCTGCGCCGCAGCGTCTGATGCGGCGATCGACGGGCTGGACCTGGCCGCCGTCGGGACCGTGCCGTGGTGGAGGAACGGGACGGTGACGCTCGGCCGGCTGCTAGTACACATGGTGGCCGAGTACCAGCGGCACCTGGGGCACGTGGACATCCTGCGGGAACTGCTCGACGGCGCCGCGGGCCTGGCCCCCGGCAACTCCAACCTCCCCGGCGAGGAAGACGGTGCCCCGGAGGACTGGTGGGACGGTTACACCGAGCGGCTGCGGCAGATCGCGGCGGACGCGCCGGACACACTCCCGAACACCCCCACCACGTGA